A region of Beijerinckia sp. 28-YEA-48 DNA encodes the following proteins:
- a CDS encoding nuclear transport factor 2 family protein: MTEATDAVLARLPAESEINKLIHTYPRGLDRLDRDILLSLGHKSATVEFTGMFSGTWVEFVDWLMKAHTSMLYNRHTIGNVLIEVKGNEAVSETTATAHLIVSRADGDVEERETHSRYLDRWRFEAGRWGLTHRHTLRDLRTIQIMTAAQLSAATEYVHAADVGRADPSYAHFAR, encoded by the coding sequence ATGACAGAAGCAACCGATGCGGTCCTCGCGCGGCTCCCGGCGGAAAGCGAGATCAACAAACTGATCCACACCTATCCGCGCGGTCTCGACCGGTTGGATCGCGATATCCTTCTCTCTCTGGGGCACAAGTCAGCCACCGTTGAGTTTACGGGGATGTTCAGCGGCACCTGGGTCGAGTTTGTTGACTGGTTGATGAAGGCGCACACCAGCATGCTCTACAACCGTCACACGATCGGCAATGTGCTGATCGAGGTGAAGGGTAACGAGGCGGTGAGCGAAACGACCGCCACCGCTCATCTTATTGTTTCGCGCGCGGACGGCGATGTCGAGGAACGCGAAACCCATTCGCGTTATCTTGATCGTTGGCGCTTCGAGGCCGGCCGCTGGGGACTGACCCATCGGCACACGCTCCGTGATCTGCGGACCATTCAGATCATGACAGCGGCGCAGCTCTCGGCTGCGACGGAATATGTGCACGCTGCCGATGTCGGTCGCGCCGATCCCTCCTATGCCCATTTTGCCCGATGA
- a CDS encoding DUF2938 family protein: MTDMTMLELLTRAVFIGIVATATFDLWAVLLRLTLGTPTPDWALLARWIAHLRTGRIVHDNIKLAPASPHEQVVGWLVHYTVGMVFAAILLLLAGSSWARAPTLLPALIAGFATIPFIWCVLMPAFGHGFAASKSPIANRIRAINIVSHAVLGVSFYTGARLLNALLTATGVA; the protein is encoded by the coding sequence ATGACAGATATGACGATGCTGGAATTGCTCACGCGTGCTGTGTTCATCGGCATCGTCGCGACTGCGACGTTTGATCTCTGGGCCGTTCTTCTGCGGCTGACACTGGGAACGCCGACGCCGGATTGGGCGCTTCTCGCGCGCTGGATCGCCCATCTCCGTACAGGCCGGATCGTCCACGACAATATCAAGCTGGCGCCGGCCAGCCCGCACGAACAGGTCGTCGGTTGGCTCGTGCACTACACTGTGGGCATGGTGTTCGCGGCGATCTTGCTTCTGCTCGCGGGAAGCAGCTGGGCGCGTGCCCCCACGCTTCTTCCCGCCTTGATCGCCGGCTTTGCGACAATCCCCTTCATCTGGTGTGTCCTGATGCCCGCCTTTGGGCATGGGTTCGCGGCATCCAAAAGTCCGATCGCCAATCGCATTCGCGCGATCAATATCGTCTCCCATGCCGTTCTTGGCGTCAGCTTTTATACGGGCGCGCGTTTGCTAAATGCACTTCTAACGGCCACCGGCGTGGCCTGA
- a CDS encoding LysR family transcriptional regulator, which yields MNITLKQVRAFLEVAKLKSFTRASERLNATQSSLSVLIRELEAELETRLLDRTTRRVEITEAGLEFLPFAERILGVLGQGLEATRELTARRRGRVSIAASPLAAAALLPRAIARFQQLYPGINVVLEEFPPEQVSMRVADSLCDCGVGVFDTRDEGLTSEPVFQEQQMLLCPRKHPLAAKSEVRWSDLPNYPWIAVGAESAARRRLDRQFALAGISIQPSFEVRNMMTMLGLVDAGIGVAIWPSWAISLARSFDVEIRPLVRPKAVHIVSVAVPKGRIVSPAVEAFIETLKEHARALAKAR from the coding sequence ATGAATATCACGTTGAAGCAGGTTCGCGCGTTTCTGGAGGTGGCGAAGCTCAAGAGCTTCACGCGGGCGAGCGAGCGACTCAACGCCACCCAATCGTCATTGTCGGTTCTCATCCGTGAGCTTGAGGCCGAATTGGAGACGCGCCTGCTCGATCGCACCACGCGCAGGGTCGAGATCACCGAAGCAGGACTTGAGTTCCTGCCTTTCGCCGAGCGCATTCTGGGGGTTCTGGGTCAAGGCCTGGAGGCCACGCGCGAGCTGACGGCGCGGCGTCGTGGGCGTGTCAGTATCGCGGCGTCCCCGCTGGCCGCCGCTGCGTTGCTGCCGCGCGCCATTGCCCGCTTTCAGCAGCTTTATCCCGGGATCAATGTCGTTCTCGAGGAGTTCCCGCCAGAACAGGTTTCGATGCGCGTCGCCGATTCCTTGTGCGATTGCGGCGTCGGCGTGTTTGATACGAGAGACGAGGGGCTGACGAGCGAGCCCGTCTTTCAAGAGCAACAGATGTTGCTGTGCCCGCGCAAACATCCGCTCGCGGCGAAAAGTGAAGTGCGGTGGAGCGATCTGCCGAACTATCCCTGGATTGCGGTGGGGGCGGAAAGCGCCGCGCGGCGACGGCTCGATCGCCAGTTTGCATTGGCCGGCATCTCCATTCAGCCGTCCTTTGAAGTGCGCAACATGATGACGATGCTGGGCTTGGTCGATGCCGGGATCGGCGTCGCCATCTGGCCGTCATGGGCGATCTCGCTGGCGCGTTCCTTTGATGTGGAAATTAGGCCTCTTGTCCGGCCGAAGGCCGTTCACATCGTATCCGTCGCGGTGCCGAAGGGGCGGATTGTGTCCCCGGCGGTGGAAGCGTTTATCGAGACGCTCAAAGAGCACGCGCGCGCTCTCGCCAAGGCGCGCTAA
- the msrA gene encoding peptide-methionine (S)-S-oxide reductase MsrA, producing MFFSRKPLSIPTKDEALPGRPTPLPTATSHFVNGHPIKAPWPEGIKTAIFGMGCFWGAERKFWQLGEGVYATAVGYIGGPTPNPTYEEVCSGMTGHNEVVLVAYDPTKISYEGLLKAFWEDHDPTQGMRQGNDVGTQYRSGIYLTDPSQRAAAEASKEAYGKALAGRGFGAITTEIVDAGPFYYAEGYHQQYLAKNPGGYCGLGGTGVACQIGTGVAA from the coding sequence ATGTTCTTCTCCCGCAAACCTCTCAGCATTCCCACCAAGGACGAGGCGCTGCCGGGCCGCCCGACGCCGCTCCCCACCGCGACAAGCCATTTCGTCAACGGCCACCCGATCAAGGCGCCGTGGCCGGAGGGGATCAAGACCGCGATTTTCGGCATGGGCTGTTTCTGGGGTGCCGAGCGCAAATTCTGGCAGTTGGGCGAGGGTGTTTACGCCACCGCCGTTGGTTATATCGGCGGTCCCACGCCCAACCCGACCTATGAAGAAGTCTGCTCCGGCATGACCGGCCACAATGAAGTGGTGCTGGTCGCCTACGATCCGACGAAGATTTCCTACGAGGGGCTGCTCAAGGCGTTCTGGGAGGACCATGACCCGACCCAGGGCATGCGCCAGGGCAATGACGTGGGCACCCAATACCGCTCCGGCATCTATCTGACCGATCCGTCGCAGCGCGCGGCGGCGGAAGCGAGCAAGGAAGCCTATGGCAAGGCGCTCGCCGGACGCGGGTTTGGCGCGATCACCACCGAGATCGTCGATGCCGGCCCGTTCTATTATGCCGAGGGCTATCACCAGCAATATCTGGCCAAGAATCCGGGCGGCTATTGCGGCCTCGGCGGCACGGGCGTTGCCTGCCAGATTGGCACCGGCGTCGCCGCCTAA
- a CDS encoding helix-turn-helix transcriptional regulator gives MLTTGNQLKAARALAGMDQSTLAERASVNINTIGAMEKRGAEVLKSGLDTIRAVMIVLEAEGIEFLNHGQPGVRLKAKPGER, from the coding sequence ATGCTGACGACCGGAAACCAACTGAAAGCAGCCCGCGCTTTGGCCGGGATGGATCAATCGACCCTGGCAGAACGCGCCAGCGTCAACATCAACACCATAGGTGCGATGGAAAAGAGGGGTGCCGAGGTTCTGAAAAGCGGTCTCGATACCATCCGAGCGGTTATGATCGTACTGGAAGCCGAGGGGATTGAATTTCTAAACCACGGGCAGCCAGGCGTGCGACTGAAGGCCAAGCCGGGCGAACGCTGA
- a CDS encoding Fic family protein, protein MIIFELTNTEKHPVYEALEVANGNRHYDFLQSIVGAVLAMDRQFLSQHVIKALNFHAITCLHTNPGEYRPCEVRVNNHTPPQHHRVQALMDDLVNMVNRGWETTDPVVLATFVLWRLNWIHPFVNGNGRTARAAAYFILCVKSGGWLRGEKILPELLRGDRDRYVEALAAADASLATNLDLSQLHALVSELLEAQLASSPEPSTDAPGDGGGAGPVIEGPAAG, encoded by the coding sequence GTGATCATCTTCGAGCTCACAAACACCGAAAAGCACCCGGTGTATGAAGCGCTCGAAGTAGCGAACGGCAATAGACATTACGATTTTCTTCAATCGATCGTGGGGGCGGTCCTAGCCATGGACCGCCAATTTCTTTCCCAGCATGTGATTAAGGCGCTTAATTTTCACGCCATAACCTGTTTGCACACGAACCCGGGCGAGTACCGACCCTGCGAAGTTCGGGTCAACAACCATACCCCGCCTCAGCATCATCGGGTTCAAGCCCTGATGGACGATCTAGTAAACATGGTGAACCGGGGGTGGGAAACAACTGACCCCGTCGTGTTGGCAACTTTCGTCCTCTGGCGGCTCAATTGGATCCACCCTTTTGTAAACGGTAACGGTCGAACCGCTAGGGCTGCCGCCTATTTCATCCTGTGCGTGAAGTCTGGCGGCTGGCTGCGAGGTGAGAAAATTCTGCCAGAGCTTTTGCGGGGCGATAGAGATCGTTACGTTGAGGCACTGGCGGCGGCGGACGCGTCGCTCGCGACCAACCTCGATTTATCTCAATTGCATGCCTTAGTTTCAGAGCTGCTTGAAGCTCAGCTGGCTTCAAGCCCTGAGCCGTCGACTGACGCGCCGGGCGATGGTGGCGGCGCCGGCCCAGTCATCGAGGGGCCGGCGGCCGGCTAG
- a CDS encoding polysaccharide pyruvyl transferase family protein codes for MTPDAEWLSDPKWINAAKLIYHFSDRCKFVFTIEPLCRLRKNCLPLAFGHLFSVGDQDSYAVVAPKDDIDKLPLAWIKDLEKLHVHFADDVFFAATNLQMSSTISTAYDIRGEMEYGYSRRSKILNGIRVRRDRLLDDATLPHDTPYCLIINAALTDNAGDVLLAQSAIRLITEAAPHLHCIVADPEIDRVTVANASLIVIGPGGILYDLDDHDRLAVNHSNIAAYFRFAFMAYEYGVPFGLLGIGSPAPILSSYSRHFLREALRHAKFFHLRDPRSLATVSDAFSVKAPTIVTPDVSIAFQEEVRAAARNRADRKVLIACGSFNLDTVAEVAHKCHLDLRIVVQATEDAHWLEANRDKLNSLMLSAEIVDVRGAPLSEFIDAVATGDCVLSARFHAMMVGIMAELPTVAVGVHNDKRHRVKQDLGEYANLTFINSHETTDEEFVVLCCERFLGEANPDATARFSAKDLAPLRELLRAAIAPAQPAVHPLQL; via the coding sequence ATGACGCCTGATGCCGAATGGCTAAGCGATCCAAAATGGATCAATGCAGCAAAACTGATTTATCATTTCAGTGATAGATGCAAATTTGTATTCACCATTGAACCGCTTTGTAGGCTGAGAAAAAACTGCCTGCCGCTCGCATTTGGTCACTTATTCTCCGTCGGCGACCAGGACTCTTATGCGGTTGTTGCGCCGAAGGATGACATAGACAAGCTTCCATTGGCGTGGATAAAAGATTTAGAAAAACTACACGTTCACTTTGCCGACGATGTCTTTTTCGCAGCAACCAATCTCCAGATGTCGTCAACGATATCTACCGCCTATGATATCAGAGGAGAAATGGAGTATGGCTATTCACGGCGCAGCAAAATTTTAAATGGCATTCGCGTTCGCCGTGATCGGCTGCTTGATGACGCGACCCTACCCCACGATACGCCATATTGCCTGATCATAAATGCAGCGCTAACTGATAATGCAGGAGATGTCCTTCTGGCGCAGTCTGCGATCCGTCTGATCACAGAGGCGGCTCCCCATTTGCATTGCATAGTAGCTGACCCTGAGATCGATAGGGTTACCGTCGCAAATGCCAGTTTGATTGTAATCGGACCAGGCGGAATACTGTACGACTTGGATGATCACGATAGGCTGGCGGTAAATCATTCAAATATTGCAGCCTACTTCCGATTTGCGTTTATGGCTTACGAATACGGGGTTCCTTTTGGCTTACTCGGCATCGGATCGCCTGCACCAATATTGTCTTCGTATAGCCGGCACTTTTTGAGGGAAGCGCTACGCCATGCAAAATTCTTCCACTTGCGTGATCCGCGATCCCTAGCCACTGTCAGTGACGCCTTCAGCGTGAAGGCACCGACGATCGTCACTCCGGATGTAAGCATCGCCTTCCAAGAAGAAGTTCGGGCCGCCGCCCGCAACCGCGCGGATCGGAAAGTTCTTATCGCGTGTGGAAGCTTTAATTTGGATACGGTCGCAGAGGTTGCCCACAAATGCCATCTTGATCTTCGCATAGTCGTACAAGCAACTGAGGATGCGCATTGGCTAGAAGCCAACCGTGATAAACTTAACTCCTTGATGCTATCGGCCGAGATAGTAGACGTGCGTGGAGCACCTCTTTCTGAATTTATAGATGCCGTCGCGACTGGCGATTGCGTTCTATCTGCGCGCTTCCATGCCATGATGGTCGGCATCATGGCCGAGCTTCCGACCGTTGCCGTAGGCGTACACAACGACAAGCGCCATAGGGTGAAACAAGACCTCGGCGAGTATGCAAACCTGACTTTCATCAACAGCCACGAAACGACCGACGAAGAATTTGTCGTCTTGTGCTGTGAGCGATTTCTAGGTGAGGCGAATCCAGACGCTACGGCACGCTTCTCGGCCAAGGACTTGGCCCCGCTGCGCGAGCTGCTACGCGCAGCGATCGCGCCCGCCCAGCCGGCGGTGCATCCGCTGCAGCTTTAG